The Candidatus Zixiibacteriota bacterium nucleotide sequence ATAATGTCAAAGGTAACCTTGTATTTGATAACGAAGTCATTCTTTGGAATTTAATGAGTATCTGCCCATGAAAGTTCAGCTTATAATTCCACCAATCTCAAAGGAGTTTTATCCAGTCTCTCGAAGTTCTTTTTTCCCTCCTCTTGGACTACTTTCTATAGCAACTTATCTAAAAACCCAATTACCAGAGATCAATGTGGAAATCTTGGACGGGAATATTTTACCTCAAAAATCAATAGAAGCTCGTATCAATGGAGATTTTGTCGGAATAAGCCCAACTATTCTTAGTTATGAAAATGGACTAAGAATTGCAAGGATATCAAAAGAAAGAGGAGCTGTTGTTGTCTTTGGCGGGTTTTATGCAACGGCACTGGGAGAAAAGATTCTCAGGAATAGAGAGTATTTGGATTTTATTGTAATAGGTGATGGAGAAATTGCTTTTAGTAAGCTTGTGCAAGGAGAATTCTTTGCTTCAATCGACAATCTTATATATCGAGATGGAGAAGATATAAAACGGACTAACCAACGACTACTGAATCTTGATTCTCTTCCTTTTGTGAATCATGGCTTATTAGATGAGCGGATTTATGCAATAAATTTTCAGAAGAAATACGCTAAAGAACAATTTAAAATCCCCAACATTATTTACTCTCAAAAAGACTGCATGTGGAGTACCAAAACAGGTGGTTGTGTTTTTTGTGGTAGGATTGACAGAGACTGGAGAGGGAGAACCCCGAAAAGAGTTTGGGAAGAGATACTCCTTTTAAACAGGCAATATAAAACTGATTATGTCTGGGATGTCTCTGGTAGCTTTGTTGGAAACAGAGACTGGTTGAAAGAGTTTTATTTTTCAAGACCCAAAAATATTCCCGTTGTATTCGAAATTTATGCCCGCGCTAGCGAAATTAATCAAGAAACAGCAAAAATGCTACATGAACTTAATTGCTATAAGGTGTTTATTGGTATTGATAGTGGGGATCCGATAACTTTGAAAAGTGCTCGTAAGGGGTCATCAGTCAAAAAGAATATTCAAGCTGTTGAGCTATTGAATAAGTATGGTATTTGCCTTGCGTTAGGATTTGTTGTGGGACTCCCTGGAGAAACCTATCAAACTATTAAGAATACTTATGAACATGCTAATCTATTATGTACCCTCGCAAATGTTGAAACGATCTCATGCTCATCTCTAATTCCAATCCCTGGCTCAAAATCTTTTGATATGATGTTAAAACACCCTTATTTACCATTAAAATATAAAAGCCAGGATGTCTTCAATGTTTTAGAAATGGAATGTGATTGGACAAACAATTTTTGTCATATAGACTATGAAACAGC carries:
- a CDS encoding B12-binding domain-containing radical SAM protein, giving the protein MKVQLIIPPISKEFYPVSRSSFFPPLGLLSIATYLKTQLPEINVEILDGNILPQKSIEARINGDFVGISPTILSYENGLRIARISKERGAVVVFGGFYATALGEKILRNREYLDFIVIGDGEIAFSKLVQGEFFASIDNLIYRDGEDIKRTNQRLLNLDSLPFVNHGLLDERIYAINFQKKYAKEQFKIPNIIYSQKDCMWSTKTGGCVFCGRIDRDWRGRTPKRVWEEILLLNRQYKTDYVWDVSGSFVGNRDWLKEFYFSRPKNIPVVFEIYARASEINQETAKMLHELNCYKVFIGIDSGDPITLKSARKGSSVKKNIQAVELLNKYGICLALGFVVGLPGETYQTIKNTYEHANLLCTLANVETISCSSLIPIPGSKSFDMMLKHPYLPLKYKSQDVFNVLEMECDWTNNFCHIDYETASHYINKILSLAPVKSSMGKINRKVESTDCFDNQEILDCHYTESVLQT